In a single window of the Papaver somniferum cultivar HN1 chromosome 8, ASM357369v1, whole genome shotgun sequence genome:
- the LOC113301663 gene encoding uncharacterized protein LOC113301663: MISAHRIDMEFLRKASNGDPHSPTSLNCIDLSGQLNAYQQDTLEVGEVQGVDALPDFPCLKPPPKLLRIKFEVVKVVPELSSPSENIVKARVRPKYPSAFS, from the exons ATGATTAGTGCTCATCGGATTGATATGGAATTTCTGCGGAAAG CGTCAAATGGAGATCCTCATAGTCCGACGTCGTTGAATTGTATTGATTTGTCAGGTCAATTGAATGCTTACCAACAG GATACATTGGAAGTTGGAGAGGTCCAGGGGGTGGATGCACTGCCAGACTTCCCCTGCCTGAAGCCACCCCCAAAATTACTGAGAATCAAATTTGAAGTAGTAAAAGTTGTCCCAGAACTCTCAAGCCCGAGTGAAAATATTGTCAAAGCCAGGGTAAGACCAAAATATCCCTCCGCATTTTCTTAA